One window from the genome of Marinobacter sp. LV10R510-11A encodes:
- a CDS encoding glycosyltransferase family 32 protein has translation MKPDVRTLKSWKWKPSKNAVKASEDDTLRSVFVSELLQSVDTSGFSTLKITNQIPTIIVQFWDEYDIPKDVQGCIDSWRVLEYKGFEHRLFNNSTARQFIKDNLHKENVKAFDRCYHPAMKSDYFRLCFIYCNGGFYVDVDDVYSGSDISGLFFDQRMKLQPLCFDVDANSMISPDKLNISSEFTNNRIFYFNNNPIIAPPRNPIIEYALARSTYLLLERDENIFPEIQSTTGPGNMSASVVAYLADYPNNEREKHLNILTEWEDCAQTIWKLSYRDDDRNWRLSNRKKYTRTKSET, from the coding sequence TTGAAACCAGACGTTAGAACTCTTAAAAGCTGGAAATGGAAACCGTCCAAAAATGCTGTAAAAGCTTCCGAAGACGACACGTTGCGATCCGTTTTTGTAAGCGAACTTCTACAGAGTGTAGACACTTCCGGCTTTAGCACCCTAAAAATAACAAACCAGATTCCGACGATTATTGTTCAGTTCTGGGATGAGTATGATATACCAAAAGACGTTCAAGGATGTATTGATTCATGGCGAGTCCTTGAATATAAAGGTTTTGAGCATCGCCTATTTAATAATAGTACTGCTAGACAGTTTATTAAAGATAACCTGCACAAAGAAAACGTTAAGGCATTCGATCGCTGCTACCATCCTGCAATGAAAAGCGACTACTTCCGTCTCTGTTTTATCTACTGCAACGGAGGGTTTTATGTTGATGTAGATGACGTCTATTCCGGATCGGATATTAGCGGTCTCTTCTTTGATCAAAGGATGAAGCTACAGCCCCTTTGCTTTGACGTTGATGCAAATTCTATGATTTCTCCTGACAAACTCAATATTAGTAGCGAATTTACAAATAACCGGATTTTCTATTTTAATAATAATCCTATTATAGCGCCTCCTCGCAACCCCATAATTGAATACGCGCTTGCGAGATCAACTTACCTTCTTCTCGAACGCGATGAAAATATTTTTCCTGAAATTCAGTCAACTACGGGCCCTGGAAACATGTCCGCTAGTGTTGTGGCGTACTTAGCTGATTATCCAAATAATGAGCGAGAAAAACACCTAAACATTCTCACTGAATGGGAGGATTGCGCCCAAACTATTTGGAAACTTAGTTATCGTGATGATGATAGAAATTGGCGTTTATCAAATAGAAAAAAATATACTAGAACAAAATCAGAAACTTAA
- a CDS encoding family 16 glycosylhydrolase: MNKINIPGPVLRFMYRFALRTKKLLPKKRCIAFNKIDNESIHGCIEYIYVINLDRQPQRWRQVLSEFSNSLDAKGRALSEYVRRVSAVDALEFESVVESEAVDKTYTLGEQLHVDPRRVLPSKLNLGEEIQMSRQEIAVALSHIEIWKKIATGKEQYVLVIEDDICLSHRFSNYVGKVWNELLKIRGESVLFDILYLSYNEVDQGAEKTPVTENTFKVFRGVWFLSGYVLSKRGAERLLSQLPVRGPVDLWVNHKFSTIDALLASSSVIKQRIDEKSQNSYSILPVLSKIGVINSETPGTYESIPLVRPIFVVGEDNESLTSLAMALSMLGYRCCSDLDKLPDGERGLLAEEDGGSNFDAFVNVGCIYMSVDQLAPIHPNGRLIVVGQSLSKDEIASLTEGWSDRSLVLTSNTVYEWITLCEFLGLVPPASPYPKLRGLGQRKLDQKNNALKNKNQLSHVWLKTDTSPWILPVKNNLHGFSLISNNLNNSEWTCVASDSFNSFNDVFWLKRDDTFTGNMALFSPLNLSISNGSLAEITVLHEDLGVRQFGAGALTSRRDFLFGRFEAVIKPPKISGIITGMFLHRDSPRQEIDIEFLGKDPRKLLINVYYNPGCEGARFDYGYRGTPVVIDLGFDATTDFHSYAIEWDENELRWYVDGIIVHKRSSWQPTPIPHLPMKFHLNCWPSASRELAGKIDVKLLPAKSLIKSVLISTSEHDHLKVMNNMRESEGEELLEFEKT; encoded by the coding sequence ATGAACAAAATAAATATCCCAGGGCCTGTCTTAAGGTTTATGTATCGTTTCGCTTTGCGAACTAAAAAGCTTCTGCCCAAGAAGAGGTGCATCGCGTTTAATAAGATCGATAACGAATCAATACACGGCTGTATTGAATATATCTATGTTATAAATCTTGATCGGCAGCCCCAACGATGGAGGCAAGTCTTAAGCGAATTTTCAAATTCCCTAGACGCTAAAGGAAGAGCACTGTCAGAGTATGTCAGGCGAGTTTCTGCTGTAGATGCTTTAGAGTTTGAAAGTGTGGTGGAGTCAGAGGCTGTTGACAAAACCTATACATTAGGTGAGCAACTTCATGTCGATCCACGAAGGGTGTTACCCAGTAAGCTGAACCTGGGTGAAGAAATCCAAATGAGCAGGCAAGAAATAGCTGTAGCTCTTTCACATATAGAAATATGGAAGAAAATAGCCACTGGAAAAGAGCAATATGTTTTAGTTATAGAAGATGATATTTGTCTTAGTCATAGATTTTCAAATTATGTTGGGAAAGTTTGGAATGAGCTACTCAAAATCCGAGGTGAGTCGGTGTTATTTGACATCCTTTATCTTTCATATAACGAGGTTGATCAGGGAGCAGAAAAGACTCCTGTTACTGAGAATACATTTAAAGTTTTCAGAGGCGTATGGTTTTTATCCGGATACGTTCTTTCGAAGAGAGGAGCAGAGAGACTGTTAAGCCAACTTCCAGTGCGTGGTCCTGTAGATCTCTGGGTAAATCACAAGTTTAGTACTATTGATGCTTTGCTTGCCTCTAGCTCCGTGATTAAACAACGTATAGATGAAAAATCTCAAAATTCATATTCAATCTTGCCAGTACTTTCAAAAATAGGCGTTATTAATTCGGAAACACCCGGAACTTATGAATCTATCCCACTTGTTAGGCCAATATTTGTTGTAGGTGAGGATAATGAAAGTCTTACTTCGTTAGCTATGGCTCTCTCAATGCTTGGATATCGTTGCTGCAGCGATCTTGATAAGTTACCGGACGGAGAGAGGGGATTGCTTGCCGAAGAAGACGGAGGATCTAATTTTGATGCCTTTGTCAATGTTGGTTGTATTTATATGAGTGTTGACCAGTTAGCTCCAATACATCCGAATGGTCGTTTGATTGTTGTAGGCCAGAGCTTATCAAAGGATGAGATTGCCTCCTTAACAGAAGGTTGGTCCGATCGCAGTTTAGTTTTAACTTCAAATACTGTTTATGAATGGATAACGCTATGTGAGTTTCTAGGGCTTGTTCCTCCCGCTAGCCCTTATCCAAAGCTACGAGGACTCGGACAGCGTAAACTAGATCAGAAAAATAATGCCTTGAAAAATAAAAATCAATTAAGTCATGTATGGCTAAAAACTGATACATCTCCATGGATCCTCCCTGTTAAAAATAACTTACATGGATTTTCTTTAATATCGAATAATTTAAATAATTCAGAATGGACGTGCGTTGCGTCGGATAGCTTCAATTCCTTTAATGATGTTTTTTGGTTAAAGAGAGATGATACATTCACAGGAAATATGGCTTTGTTCAGTCCATTAAATTTATCTATAAGCAATGGCTCTCTTGCTGAAATTACTGTATTGCATGAAGACTTAGGAGTAAGGCAGTTCGGTGCAGGTGCTTTAACTTCTAGACGGGATTTTTTGTTTGGCCGTTTTGAAGCTGTTATTAAACCACCAAAAATAAGTGGTATTATAACAGGTATGTTTCTACACCGGGATTCACCGCGCCAGGAAATTGATATTGAATTTTTAGGTAAAGATCCCAGGAAATTGCTTATTAATGTTTATTACAATCCCGGTTGTGAAGGTGCTCGTTTTGACTATGGATATAGAGGTACGCCCGTAGTAATAGATCTTGGGTTTGATGCGACGACTGACTTTCATTCATATGCTATCGAATGGGATGAAAATGAACTCAGATGGTACGTGGACGGAATAATCGTTCATAAAAGATCCAGTTGGCAACCCACTCCAATACCTCACTTGCCAATGAAGTTCCACCTAAATTGCTGGCCATCAGCGTCACGCGAACTAGCAGGAAAAATAGATGTAAAATTACTGCCAGCGAAATCTTTAATCAAATCGGTTCTCATTTCTACCTCTGAGCATGACCATTTAAAAGTTATGAACAATATGCGCGAGTCCGAAGGTGAAGAGTTGTTGGAATTCGAAAAGACATAA
- a CDS encoding M14 family metallocarboxypeptidase, which yields MPASIDDHHWRKSDMNTAPTFYPIGKPGTPWGDEERAEWLSRQPRQRSYESEVLSVIERLRPHFDAEQYGRLDYGPDSYPLMAIRSRDWRDDLPVVLITGGVHGYETSGVHGALQFVDQHAADYTGRVNLLVAPCVSPWAYERIHRWNPNAVDPNRSFRHGSPAEESAALMQLVAPVRDRALMHIDLHETTDTDETEFRPALAARDGKPFEPGGIPDGFYLVADSENPQPEFQQAVIEAVEQVTHIAPADDNGELIGSPVVTRGVIQYPLKQLGLCASITSAPYKTTTEVYPDSPRSTPEQCNAAQAAAVCAAIDYALLASSMSKIKQVKAL from the coding sequence ATGCCCGCCAGCATTGATGACCATCACTGGAGAAAAAGCGATATGAACACGGCTCCCACATTCTATCCAATCGGTAAACCCGGCACTCCCTGGGGCGACGAGGAACGCGCCGAGTGGTTGTCACGACAGCCCCGCCAACGCAGCTACGAGTCCGAGGTGTTGAGTGTGATCGAGCGCCTGCGCCCGCACTTCGACGCGGAACAGTATGGCCGTCTGGACTATGGCCCCGATAGCTATCCGCTGATGGCGATCCGGAGCCGCGACTGGCGTGACGATCTGCCGGTCGTGTTGATAACGGGCGGGGTACACGGCTATGAAACCAGCGGTGTACACGGCGCGCTGCAGTTCGTCGATCAGCATGCGGCGGATTACACAGGCCGCGTTAACTTGCTGGTTGCGCCCTGTGTCAGCCCTTGGGCTTATGAGCGCATCCATCGCTGGAACCCGAACGCGGTCGACCCCAACCGCTCGTTCCGCCATGGCAGTCCGGCTGAGGAGTCGGCGGCACTCATGCAACTGGTGGCGCCCGTTCGCGATCGAGCACTGATGCATATCGACCTGCATGAAACCACCGATACCGACGAAACCGAATTTCGCCCTGCGCTGGCAGCCCGTGACGGCAAGCCGTTCGAGCCGGGTGGGATTCCCGACGGCTTCTATCTGGTCGCTGACAGCGAGAACCCGCAGCCTGAATTTCAACAGGCGGTGATCGAGGCGGTGGAGCAGGTCACTCATATCGCCCCGGCCGATGACAACGGCGAGCTCATCGGCTCACCGGTGGTCACTCGGGGTGTTATCCAGTACCCGCTCAAGCAGCTGGGCCTGTGCGCCAGTATCACCAGCGCCCCCTACAAGACCACCACCGAGGTCTATCCCGACAGCCCCCGTTCGACTCCCGAGCAATGCAATGCCGCGCAGGCTGCAGCAGTGTGTGCGGCGATCGACTACGCGCTGCTGGCTTCGTCCATGTCAAAGATCAAGCAAGTAAAGGCGCTCTAA
- a CDS encoding AMP-binding protein — protein sequence MQSADAFKAARQQLLDLREDYDSAYETFKWPELNEFNWALDWFDDYAKDNGKIALWLVDADGSEYRYSFEQMRQSSNQVANFLRDQGLRRGDTLLIMLDNVSELWETMLAAIKLGALVIPASTLLSKNDLGDRLGRGGVTHVLTTNEHVPKFEGVAEGLDRIVVGEPCEPWINYEDAYDYSKTFEPEGVTLTTDPMLLYFTSGTTSLPKLVLHTHQSYPVGSLSTMYWLGLQPDDIHFNISSPGWAKHAWSNLFAPWDAGCTVFIYRQPRFDALATLKVIADKGVTSLCAPPTVWRMLIQEDLAAYDVKLKSLVGAGEPLNPEVISRVEKIWGLTIRDGYGQTETTAQIGNPPAQKMKSGSMGRPLPGYKITLLDPLDKEVTEGEIAIDVRNQRPLGLMQEYRDDPERMAKALHDGFYRTGDVASRDDDGYYWYVGRADDVFKSSDYRVSPFELESILIEHESVAEAAVVPAPDEMRLSVPKAYIVLRREYEPGPEAAKALFAFIRERMAPYMRIRQIEFAELPKTISGKIRRVELRTHAASSEQGEYAYTETDFPELKG from the coding sequence ATGCAATCGGCAGACGCATTCAAGGCGGCTCGTCAGCAACTGTTGGACCTGCGCGAAGACTACGACAGCGCTTACGAGACCTTCAAATGGCCCGAGCTGAACGAGTTCAATTGGGCGCTCGACTGGTTTGATGATTACGCCAAAGACAATGGGAAGATCGCGCTCTGGCTGGTAGATGCCGACGGCAGCGAATACCGTTACAGCTTCGAGCAAATGCGACAGAGCTCCAACCAGGTCGCGAATTTTCTGCGCGACCAAGGGCTCAGGCGGGGCGATACCCTGCTGATCATGCTCGATAATGTCAGTGAACTCTGGGAAACTATGCTGGCTGCGATCAAGCTGGGTGCCCTCGTAATTCCAGCCAGCACGCTGCTATCGAAGAACGATCTCGGCGACCGGCTTGGGCGTGGTGGTGTCACTCATGTGCTCACCACCAATGAACATGTTCCCAAATTTGAAGGCGTGGCAGAGGGGCTGGATCGCATCGTCGTAGGTGAACCCTGCGAGCCGTGGATTAATTACGAAGATGCCTACGACTACTCGAAGACTTTCGAGCCGGAGGGCGTAACCCTCACCACCGACCCGATGCTGCTGTATTTCACGTCGGGCACCACCTCCCTGCCGAAGCTTGTACTGCATACGCATCAAAGCTATCCGGTCGGTTCTCTGTCGACCATGTACTGGCTCGGTCTGCAGCCCGATGATATCCATTTCAATATCAGTTCGCCGGGCTGGGCCAAGCACGCCTGGTCCAACCTGTTCGCCCCCTGGGATGCCGGTTGCACGGTGTTCATCTACCGCCAGCCGCGCTTCGACGCGCTTGCCACGCTAAAAGTGATCGCCGACAAGGGCGTAACCTCCCTGTGCGCGCCGCCCACTGTATGGCGCATGCTTATCCAAGAGGACCTGGCGGCTTATGATGTGAAGCTCAAGAGCCTGGTCGGCGCGGGCGAACCGCTTAATCCGGAAGTGATCTCACGCGTAGAAAAAATCTGGGGCCTCACAATTCGCGACGGCTACGGCCAGACTGAAACCACGGCCCAGATCGGCAATCCGCCCGCACAGAAAATGAAGTCTGGCTCGATGGGTCGGCCGTTGCCCGGCTACAAGATCACACTGCTCGACCCGCTCGATAAGGAAGTCACTGAAGGCGAGATCGCCATCGATGTGCGTAACCAGCGTCCGCTCGGTCTAATGCAGGAATATCGTGACGATCCCGAACGCATGGCGAAGGCGCTGCACGACGGCTTTTATCGCACCGGCGACGTGGCCAGCCGTGATGACGATGGCTATTACTGGTACGTCGGCCGCGCAGACGACGTGTTCAAGAGCTCGGACTATCGCGTTAGCCCATTTGAGCTGGAATCTATTCTCATCGAGCACGAATCCGTGGCCGAGGCCGCAGTTGTGCCGGCACCTGACGAGATGCGGCTGAGCGTACCCAAGGCCTATATCGTGCTACGCCGTGAATACGAGCCTGGCCCGGAGGCGGCAAAGGCCCTGTTTGCTTTCATTCGCGAGCGCATGGCGCCGTACATGCGGATTCGCCAGATAGAATTTGCCGAGTTGCCCAAAACCATCTCCGGCAAGATTCGTCGTGTTGAACTACGTACCCATGCTGCCAGCAGCGAACAGGGCGAGTATGCCTATACCGAAACGGATTTTCCCGAGTTGAAGGGCTGA
- a CDS encoding BRO family protein codes for MKNEMIHALTESFEGHAQQTENGVEFWLARDLRQLLGYSEWRNFLSAITKAKTACEISGHDIGNHFVDVNKMVELGSGSQREISDIMLTRYACYRIAQNGDSRKQEIAFAQTYFAMQTRKAEQIEQRPLADFAPTIILKAKDFATEITIHNAREKAMSREQQISQEHVTNNEAVRQTLLNRGIRPKRKQLKTPMGWRSNEPTFECQL; via the coding sequence ATGAAAAATGAAATGATTCATGCCCTGACAGAGAGCTTTGAGGGGCATGCCCAACAGACAGAGAACGGCGTAGAATTCTGGCTGGCCAGGGATCTCCGGCAACTGCTGGGTTATAGCGAATGGCGTAATTTTTTGTCCGCCATTACTAAGGCAAAAACAGCCTGCGAAATATCAGGGCATGATATCGGCAACCATTTTGTTGATGTCAACAAAATGGTTGAACTGGGCTCCGGCAGCCAGCGTGAGATAAGTGACATCATGTTGACCCGCTACGCGTGTTATCGAATCGCCCAGAACGGCGATTCGAGAAAGCAGGAAATCGCCTTTGCCCAAACCTACTTCGCCATGCAAACCCGCAAGGCCGAGCAGATTGAGCAACGCCCACTGGCAGATTTTGCGCCCACCATTATCCTAAAGGCCAAGGACTTCGCCACCGAGATCACCATTCATAACGCCCGCGAAAAGGCCATGAGTCGCGAACAGCAGATTTCTCAAGAGCACGTTACCAACAATGAGGCTGTGCGCCAGACCCTGCTGAACCGAGGCATTCGTCCGAAAAGAAAGCAATTAAAAACCCCGATGGGTTGGAGGAGCAATGAGCCGACTTTTGAGTGTCAGTTGTAG
- a CDS encoding metallophosphoesterase, translated as MRLRILSDLHVECFQEGRDVPDVAADVVILAGDIHRKTDGLVWAAERFSGQEIIYVAGNHEFYGTSMPDTREALRADAKRLGIHLLDNDTVNIGGVRFHGTTLWTDFDLYTGQPGYDPLQTERRALAFMPDFRIIEQPAGGVFSIVESQRLHAEAIAWLESVLSEPCSGPRVVISHHAPLPECIPPKYQGDSVSPAFASDLRALMGKMDLWVHGHVHEPVDLQVAGTRIFANPGAYPKEYDPPLFVADRTIEV; from the coding sequence GTGCGCTTGCGAATACTGTCGGATTTGCACGTTGAGTGTTTTCAGGAAGGTCGCGATGTGCCTGATGTGGCCGCGGATGTGGTTATCCTTGCCGGGGACATTCATCGTAAAACGGATGGCCTTGTCTGGGCGGCGGAACGGTTTTCCGGGCAGGAGATCATCTACGTTGCGGGCAATCATGAGTTCTACGGAACAAGCATGCCCGACACGCGTGAAGCATTGCGTGCCGATGCCAAGCGCCTGGGAATTCACCTGCTTGATAACGACACGGTGAACATTGGCGGCGTGCGCTTTCATGGCACCACATTATGGACAGATTTTGATCTGTATACCGGCCAGCCTGGCTATGATCCGTTGCAAACTGAACGACGCGCGCTGGCGTTTATGCCTGATTTCCGCATTATCGAGCAGCCGGCGGGCGGGGTGTTCTCAATTGTAGAAAGTCAGAGGTTGCATGCAGAAGCCATTGCCTGGCTTGAGTCGGTGCTAAGCGAACCCTGTTCGGGGCCGCGAGTGGTAATCAGCCACCATGCGCCGTTACCAGAGTGTATTCCGCCAAAATATCAGGGGGACTCGGTGTCGCCGGCCTTTGCTTCGGACTTGCGGGCACTGATGGGCAAGATGGATTTGTGGGTTCACGGCCACGTTCACGAACCTGTTGATCTGCAGGTGGCTGGCACCCGGATATTCGCCAACCCGGGAGCCTATCCGAAAGAATATGACCCACCACTGTTTGTCGCAGACAGAACTATCGAGGTCTGA
- a CDS encoding YgjV family protein yields MFEEMSYAALAGQIVSLIALGFCIVGFASRRDDRLMVLLIAANVAFALQFALFGSWTAAVLSLLVIGRIMLARRYAGNWQVMLAVLAVNLVAALLTWRSPVDFFAIAAAIFGTLGMFMLRGIPMRLMLAAAAVAWMLNNIAIGSVGGTLAEAMVLVTSFITIYRLTKMKRRYPEAFEKAKE; encoded by the coding sequence ATGTTCGAGGAGATGAGTTACGCCGCCCTGGCGGGCCAGATTGTCAGCCTGATTGCGCTGGGCTTTTGCATTGTCGGCTTTGCCAGCAGGCGCGATGACCGGCTGATGGTGTTGTTGATTGCGGCGAACGTGGCCTTTGCGCTGCAGTTTGCCCTGTTCGGCAGTTGGACGGCGGCGGTTCTGAGCTTGCTGGTGATCGGCCGCATCATGCTGGCGCGGCGCTATGCGGGCAACTGGCAGGTGATGCTCGCGGTACTGGCAGTAAATCTGGTGGCCGCGCTACTGACTTGGCGCAGCCCGGTAGATTTTTTCGCCATTGCGGCGGCTATTTTCGGCACCCTGGGCATGTTCATGCTCAGGGGCATTCCGATGCGCCTGATGCTGGCCGCCGCGGCTGTCGCCTGGATGCTGAACAATATCGCCATTGGCTCGGTGGGCGGCACGTTGGCGGAGGCCATGGTGTTGGTCACCAGCTTCATCACCATATACCGGCTGACGAAAATGAAACGGCGTTATCCCGAGGCTTTTGAGAAAGCAAAAGAGTGA
- a CDS encoding sulfite exporter TauE/SafE family protein, giving the protein MSDLSLIQYGLIALIFIWSGFVRSGLGFGGAVLSLPFLLLVKDDPLVFLPIIAVHLLVFSSLTIWMNNRRSHNSKGSKSGQKLTGFGPDAATNAPESTVDWPYLRRMLGIMLVPKLIGVFGLFTLPANVLSTIIFVIVAIYSVSYIINRPFHSNSKTVDVALLMAGGYISGTSLIGAPLIIAVAAQHVAREKLRDTLFGLWFILVLIKLAAFIWVGLDLQLIHHLWLLPCAAIGHVIGLRFHERILKAETPVFFRLLGMVLLVVSCAGMVSVLL; this is encoded by the coding sequence ATGTCAGATCTTTCCCTGATTCAGTATGGCCTGATCGCGCTGATTTTCATCTGGAGTGGTTTTGTGCGCTCCGGGCTGGGCTTTGGCGGGGCAGTGCTGTCGCTGCCCTTTTTGCTGCTGGTGAAAGACGACCCGCTGGTATTTCTGCCCATCATTGCGGTGCACCTGCTGGTGTTTTCATCGCTGACCATCTGGATGAACAATCGCCGCAGTCACAACAGCAAAGGTAGCAAAAGCGGCCAGAAATTAACCGGATTCGGGCCGGATGCTGCCACAAATGCGCCGGAAAGCACGGTTGACTGGCCCTATCTGAGGCGAATGCTGGGCATTATGTTGGTGCCCAAGCTGATTGGCGTATTTGGTTTGTTTACGCTGCCAGCAAATGTGCTGAGTACGATTATTTTTGTGATTGTCGCGATTTACTCGGTGTCGTACATCATTAACCGGCCGTTTCACAGCAATAGTAAAACCGTGGATGTGGCCCTGTTGATGGCCGGTGGTTACATTAGCGGTACCTCGCTGATAGGAGCACCGCTGATTATTGCGGTTGCGGCGCAGCACGTGGCACGGGAGAAACTGCGCGATACGCTGTTTGGCCTTTGGTTCATTCTGGTGTTGATCAAGCTGGCAGCGTTCATCTGGGTCGGACTTGACCTGCAGCTGATTCACCACCTGTGGTTGCTGCCCTGCGCCGCCATAGGACATGTGATCGGGCTACGCTTTCACGAGCGCATTCTGAAAGCGGAAACACCGGTGTTTTTCCGCCTGCTGGGAATGGTGCTGTTGGTGGTCAGCTGTGCGGGCATGGTCAGCGTGTTGCTTTAA
- a CDS encoding antibiotic biosynthesis monooxygenase family protein, translating to MKYIFEVHIREGYTAEDYADAWVRASELIQRAPGAQGTELHRKIGDPDTLIAIAHWDSKASRDAMESQHNSDVAEIIRSAAPFCEIRPLGEFEDPEWVVNPPTGVGSQ from the coding sequence ATGAAGTACATCTTCGAAGTGCATATCAGGGAGGGCTATACCGCCGAGGATTATGCGGATGCCTGGGTGCGTGCAAGTGAGTTGATTCAGCGTGCGCCGGGCGCGCAGGGAACGGAGTTGCACCGCAAGATCGGTGATCCGGATACACTTATCGCCATTGCGCACTGGGACAGCAAGGCCAGCCGAGATGCGATGGAATCGCAACACAATTCCGACGTGGCTGAGATTATCCGCAGTGCGGCGCCTTTTTGTGAAATTCGGCCACTTGGTGAGTTTGAAGATCCCGAATGGGTTGTTAATCCGCCAACCGGGGTTGGCAGTCAGTGA
- a CDS encoding metallophosphoesterase family protein codes for MRLRILSDLHVECFQEGHDVPDVAADVVILAGDIHRKTEGLSWAAERFAGQEIIYVPGNHEFYGTSMPDTRKALRADAKRLGIHLLDNDTVNIGGVRFHGTTLWTDFGLYTGQPDYDPLQTEPCSGPRVVISHHAPLPECIPPKYQGDSLSPAFASDLRALMGKMNLWVHGHVHEPVDLQVAGTRILANPGAYPKEYDPPLFVADRIVEV; via the coding sequence GTGCGCTTGCGAATACTGTCGGATTTGCACGTTGAGTGTTTTCAGGAAGGTCACGATGTGCCTGATGTGGCCGCGGATGTGGTTATTCTCGCCGGGGACATTCATCGTAAAACGGAAGGCCTCTCCTGGGCGGCGGAACGATTTGCCGGGCAGGAGATCATCTACGTTCCAGGCAATCATGAGTTCTACGGAACAAGCATGCCCGACACGCGTAAAGCACTGCGTGCCGATGCCAAGCGCCTGGGAATTCACCTGCTTGATAACGACACGGTGAACATTGGCGGCGTGCGCTTTCATGGCACAACACTATGGACAGATTTTGGTCTGTATACCGGCCAACCGGACTATGATCCGTTGCAAACCGAACCCTGTTCGGGGCCGCGAGTGGTAATCAGCCACCATGCGCCGTTGCCAGAGTGTATTCCGCCAAAATATCAGGGGGACTCTTTGTCGCCGGCCTTTGCTTCGGACTTGCGGGCACTGATGGGAAAAATGAATCTGTGGGTTCACGGCCACGTTCACGAGCCCGTTGATCTGCAGGTTGCTGGCACCCGAATACTCGCCAACCCGGGTGCCTATCCGAAAGAATATGACCCACCATTGTTTGTTGCAGACAGAATTGTTGAGGTCTGA
- a CDS encoding tRNA-binding protein has product MNMISWDDFEKVELRVGTVIEVEDFPEARKHAYKLKVDFGPEVGVLKSSAQLTELYDKETLNGKQVLAVTNFPPKQIGPFVSECLVTGVQTDVGAVALVTPDFPVANGKRLF; this is encoded by the coding sequence CTGAATATGATTAGTTGGGATGACTTTGAAAAGGTAGAACTAAGGGTTGGTACTGTCATCGAGGTAGAGGATTTTCCTGAAGCACGAAAACATGCCTACAAGTTGAAGGTGGATTTCGGTCCTGAGGTCGGTGTTCTTAAATCCAGCGCACAGCTCACTGAGCTATATGACAAGGAAACGCTTAACGGCAAGCAGGTGCTCGCCGTCACCAACTTTCCTCCCAAACAGATCGGTCCGTTCGTGTCTGAATGTCTTGTTACCGGAGTGCAAACAGATGTGGGTGCAGTAGCATTGGTAACTCCGGATTTCCCGGTCGCAAATGGCAAGAGGCTCTTCTGA